The Magnolia sinica isolate HGM2019 chromosome 9, MsV1, whole genome shotgun sequence genome contains a region encoding:
- the LOC131255154 gene encoding uncharacterized protein LOC131255154: MIFHSEAESFGAEPLGDAAPEDVALEDARGRSSSSSSKKRGPTRGSELHEKPSLKRVIGINEFGQPNAGDANQIGFNSSIGVLTRAHILITYTDFRQVPPQDIQRVSDILVCSYEF, translated from the exons atgatctttcactcAGAGGCAGAGTCATTCGGCGCAGAGCCGCTAGGGGATGCAGCTCCTGAAGATGTAGCCCTTGAAGATGCTAGAG GCAGGTCGTCATCTTCATCGTCTAAGAAGAGAGGTCCTACGCGAGGTTCAGAATTACATGAGAAGCCTTCATTGAAAAGGGTAATTGGGATTAATGAATTTGGGCAACCGAATGCAGGGGATGCAAATCAGATCGGATTCAATTCAAGCATTGGTGTTCTCACTCGTGCACACATTCTGATCACCTACACAGACTTTCGGCAGGTGCCTCCACAGGACATTCAGAGGGTCAGTGATATCTTGGTGtgtagttatgaattttag
- the LOC131256254 gene encoding uncharacterized protein LOC131256254: MRGIGGNVGKIALKKTMPIVHKLGAVSRERDNLVDELDVVKKSQGDLHQKFNCFVDKQGEQRDVAPPTIPLFKSSHSLSPDLVNLGKRCDLCDWKKWVIARGEVHAVDPNTHVHGAEMGDGNFSVVLMEIIALQSELRKEDGYHDTLGEVGVGGFVVWPKLFLSIYP, encoded by the exons ATGCGGGGGATAGGTGGAAATGTAGGCAAGATTGCATTGAAGAAGACAATGCCTATTGTACATAAGCTTGGTGCGGTGTCGCGGGAACGAGATAATTTGGTAGATGAATTAGATGTTGTGAAGAAAAGCCAGGGAGATCTCCACCAGAAGTTTAATTGCTTTGTAGATAAACAAGGGGAACAAAGGGATGTGGCTCCACCGACAATTCCTCTATTTAAATCTAGTCATTCATTGTCG cctGATTTGGTAAATCTTGGCAAGAGATGCGATCTCTGTGATTGGAAGAAATGGGTAATTGCTCGTGGTGAGGTGCATGCAGTTGATCCAAATACCCATGTCCATGGAGCAGAAATGGGCGATGGAAATTTTAGTGTCGTCTTGATGGAGATTATAGCTCTGCAGTCAGAGCTACGGAAGGAAGATGGTTATCATGATACGCTTGGAGAGGTCGGTGTAGGAGGATTTGTCGTCTGGCCCAAGCTATTTCTATCCATCTATCCATGA